Proteins encoded within one genomic window of Flavobacterium gilvum:
- the nagB gene encoding glucosamine-6-phosphate deaminase yields MRTTSTIANDISFKKAGQFEDTRFEKIHNVIFKNSTDASIIVAREIADLIRTKQEKNKKCVLGLATGSSPIKVYQELVRMHKEEGLSFDNVVTFNLDEYYPMPKESNHSYHYFMHLHLFDHVDIRPENIHIPDGTVALEGLNQFCVDYEMNIKNAGGLDFQLLGIGRTGHVGFNEPGSHINSGTRIITLDHITKVDASGDFNGIGNVPKKAVTMGVSTILRSKRIVLLAWGQNKASIVKRTIQGEISSEIPATFLQNHNNTTFVLDEGAASELTRLETPWLVGECIWTEQLKNKAIVWLCQQTNQSILKLTDRDYNNNGMSDLLAAGSSAYDLNINMFNVLQHTITGWPGGKPNTDDSNRPERANPAKKRVILFSPHPDDDVISMGGTFAKLIKQGHEVHVVYQTSGNIAVTDDEALKFAEVCNDFVGGDNSGINFQSVIDSINSKSIDQTDTDEVRKLKGLIRRRESYAATRYIGLKDENTHFLDMPFYETGMVQKKPLGKEDIEIVKEIIERIQPHQIFAAGDLADPHGTHEVCLNAIFAALKELKPKDFMKDCWLWLYRGAWHEWDIHEIDMAVPLSPDEVMLKRQAILYHQSQKDRVMFQGNDSREFWVRAEDRNKNTARLYDKLGLAEYEAIEAFKRFEY; encoded by the coding sequence ATGAGGACTACATCTACGATTGCCAATGACATTAGCTTCAAAAAAGCAGGTCAGTTTGAAGATACTCGTTTTGAAAAAATTCATAACGTAATTTTCAAAAACTCAACTGATGCTTCAATTATTGTTGCCAGAGAAATTGCCGATTTAATTCGTACCAAACAAGAAAAAAATAAAAAGTGTGTATTGGGATTAGCAACTGGTTCTTCACCAATTAAAGTGTATCAGGAATTGGTTCGTATGCACAAAGAAGAAGGGTTGAGCTTTGATAACGTTGTGACCTTCAATCTGGATGAATATTACCCGATGCCGAAGGAAAGCAATCATAGCTATCATTATTTTATGCACCTGCATCTTTTTGACCATGTGGACATCAGACCAGAAAATATCCATATTCCAGACGGAACAGTTGCATTAGAAGGCTTGAATCAGTTTTGTGTTGATTATGAAATGAACATCAAAAATGCGGGTGGACTTGATTTTCAGTTACTTGGAATTGGGCGCACTGGGCACGTGGGATTCAATGAGCCAGGCTCGCATATTAATTCTGGAACCCGAATTATAACTTTGGATCATATCACCAAAGTTGATGCTTCTGGAGATTTTAACGGAATAGGGAATGTCCCCAAAAAAGCCGTAACAATGGGAGTTTCGACCATTCTTCGTTCCAAAAGAATTGTTCTGTTGGCTTGGGGACAAAACAAAGCTTCTATTGTAAAAAGAACAATTCAGGGGGAAATCAGCTCTGAAATTCCGGCTACTTTTTTGCAAAATCATAATAATACCACTTTTGTTTTAGACGAAGGTGCTGCTTCAGAATTGACTCGTTTGGAAACACCTTGGTTAGTAGGGGAGTGTATCTGGACTGAGCAACTGAAAAATAAAGCCATTGTTTGGCTTTGCCAGCAAACTAATCAGTCCATTCTTAAATTGACCGACAGAGATTATAATAACAACGGAATGTCCGATTTACTGGCTGCAGGGAGTTCTGCTTATGATTTGAATATAAATATGTTCAATGTCCTACAGCACACCATTACAGGATGGCCGGGCGGAAAACCAAATACAGATGATTCCAATAGACCCGAAAGAGCAAATCCTGCAAAGAAAAGGGTGATTCTTTTCAGTCCACATCCAGATGACGATGTTATTTCGATGGGTGGAACATTTGCCAAATTGATTAAACAAGGACATGAGGTACATGTTGTTTACCAAACTTCGGGAAATATTGCTGTAACCGATGATGAGGCGTTGAAGTTTGCCGAAGTCTGTAATGATTTTGTTGGCGGAGATAATTCGGGGATTAATTTCCAATCGGTAATTGATTCTATTAATTCTAAGTCAATAGATCAAACCGATACCGATGAGGTCAGAAAATTAAAAGGCTTAATCAGAAGACGTGAATCTTATGCCGCAACGAGATACATTGGGCTGAAAGACGAAAATACTCATTTTCTGGATATGCCATTTTATGAAACAGGTATGGTTCAAAAGAAGCCTTTGGGAAAAGAAGACATTGAAATTGTGAAGGAAATCATCGAGCGAATTCAACCGCATCAGATTTTCGCGGCTGGTGATTTGGCTGATCCTCACGGTACTCATGAAGTGTGTTTGAACGCAATTTTTGCCGCGCTGAAAGAATTAAAACCAAAAGATTTTATGAAAGATTGTTGGTTGTGGTTGTACAGAGGGGCTTGGCACGAGTGGGATATTCATGAAATCGATATGGCGGTTCCGTTGAGTCCAGATGAGGTTATGTTGAAAAGACAAGCCATTTTATACCATCAATCTCAAAAAGACAGGGTTATGTTCCAAGGAAATGATTCGAGAGAATTTTGGGTTAGAGCCGAGGACAGAAATAAAAATACCGCGCGCTTATATGACAAATTAGGTCTTGCCGAATATGAAGCAATTGAGGCTTTTAAACGATTTGAATATTAG
- a CDS encoding RagB/SusD family nutrient uptake outer membrane protein, with the protein MKLNTIKKTVYCLSLLAVIASCTSDFESINKNQQGATDELLAQDFGNIRGPLKVVFNGVFKQDPVWMYQVQQNLQGDIWSGYMATPTGFAGGSNNTQYNLINGWNGFAWDIAYVDIMANLLKVEHQTKTKGLYPEIYAMSLVLKVEAMHRIADIYGPIVYSQYSSEAAVKKYDSQEDVYNQMFAELDEAVTQLSKSADAGGKSIIASSDLSNYKGDYAKWARFANSLRLRLAMRIVKKNPTLAKTQAEKAVSQKYGVMQGQGDTFTFLSGFKNPVNEVSSVWADICMSADMESNLVGYGDPRIAVYFNTSTQFPGKYKGIRTGIEIADKPEAKALRSDFSRVGKVVNTTETVWMSTAEVYFLRAEGALRGWNMGDTAGNLYNAGITASFVQQNLAGEAAAYIANNTKMPVDYVDPVDAANNGVAVNKVTIAWDNAASNEVKLQKIITQKWIAGFPDGQEAWSEWRRTGYPKLFPVVVNKSNGVIGTATGVRRTGFAPSELAGNPEGLKTGQALLGGPDNGATRLWWDTTGPNF; encoded by the coding sequence ATGAAATTAAATACTATAAAAAAGACAGTTTATTGTCTGTCTTTGTTAGCCGTTATTGCGAGTTGTACTAGTGATTTTGAATCAATTAACAAAAACCAGCAGGGAGCTACAGATGAATTATTAGCACAAGATTTTGGCAATATACGAGGACCTCTTAAAGTTGTTTTCAATGGTGTTTTCAAACAGGATCCTGTATGGATGTATCAAGTGCAACAAAACCTTCAGGGAGATATCTGGTCTGGTTATATGGCAACTCCTACAGGTTTTGCAGGAGGATCAAACAATACACAATACAATCTTATCAATGGTTGGAATGGATTTGCTTGGGATATTGCATACGTAGATATAATGGCTAATTTGTTAAAAGTAGAACATCAAACCAAAACTAAAGGTTTGTATCCTGAAATTTATGCAATGTCATTGGTTTTAAAAGTTGAAGCTATGCACAGAATAGCCGATATTTATGGACCAATAGTATATTCTCAATACAGTTCTGAAGCGGCTGTTAAAAAGTACGACTCTCAGGAAGATGTTTATAATCAAATGTTTGCTGAGCTGGATGAAGCAGTTACTCAATTATCCAAAAGTGCTGATGCGGGAGGGAAATCCATTATTGCTTCTTCAGATTTGTCTAATTACAAAGGAGATTATGCGAAATGGGCTCGATTTGCAAATTCATTACGTCTTAGATTGGCAATGCGTATCGTAAAGAAAAACCCAACTTTGGCTAAAACTCAGGCCGAAAAAGCGGTTTCTCAAAAATATGGAGTTATGCAAGGTCAAGGAGATACGTTTACATTCCTTAGCGGATTTAAAAATCCTGTAAATGAGGTTAGTAGTGTTTGGGCTGATATTTGTATGTCTGCCGATATGGAATCCAATTTGGTTGGTTATGGAGACCCAAGGATTGCGGTTTACTTTAATACTTCAACGCAATTTCCTGGAAAATATAAAGGAATTAGAACCGGTATCGAAATTGCCGATAAACCTGAAGCAAAAGCGTTACGTTCTGATTTTTCAAGAGTTGGAAAAGTGGTTAATACAACAGAAACAGTTTGGATGAGTACTGCCGAAGTGTATTTCCTTAGAGCAGAAGGTGCATTGAGAGGATGGAATATGGGAGACACAGCTGGTAATTTATACAATGCCGGTATCACAGCTTCATTCGTTCAGCAGAACCTTGCCGGAGAAGCCGCTGCATATATTGCAAACAATACAAAAATGCCTGTAGATTATGTTGATCCTGTAGATGCAGCCAATAATGGAGTTGCAGTAAATAAAGTGACAATAGCTTGGGATAATGCTGCTTCTAATGAAGTTAAATTGCAAAAGATTATTACTCAAAAATGGATTGCTGGTTTCCCAGACGGACAAGAAGCTTGGTCTGAATGGAGAAGAACAGGTTATCCTAAATTGTTCCCTGTGGTAGTGAACAAAAGTAACGGTGTCATAGGTACTGCGACTGGTGTAAGAAGAACTGGTTTTGCCCCATCTGAATTGGCAGGAAATCCAGAAGGACTTAAAACAGGGCAAGCGCTATTGGGAGGTCCAGACAATGGAGCAACCAGACTTTGGTGGGATACTACAGGACCAAATTTTTAG
- a CDS encoding SusC/RagA family TonB-linked outer membrane protein, whose protein sequence is MKKILLIVMVVFATQVTLAQVKTIKGLVTDSKGMPLPAANVVVKGESNGTSTNFDGGFSIEAKTGATLVISYLGYETKNITVGESNTVKIQMTESGSTSLSEVVVTSLGVKKTKKSLTYAAQELKGEELTRVKDANLINTVAGKIAGVAVTKSAGGVGGSTKVVIRGNSSVSNNQPLYVIDGMPLFNGSSTQPTDISGDKNGGNRDGGDVVSLINPDDYEGMTVLKGAAASVLYGSQGANGVILLSSKKAKEGKANLTASSTTLFETAAYLPKFQTEYNSSGAKENTEDHVKDFFETGITQITSLGFSTGSSVATTSLTYSNTSASGILPENDLNKNNFGIRQTGKFFDNKLTISADGKYTSQVINNRPLNGLNFNPIAGTYLMPRGNGNVFENYKNNYEVFDPIRNIYAQNYPAIDEVVQNPYWLLNRAKSVDTNHFFTGTLALDYKVNNWLNLSGRYSYNRIESGFDKKIHATTSTVLANINGTYINSNTISTQNYADFMAKINTNFGSDFSFNAIIGTSLNNTNANQMTMLNSGTSNGGLEYTNWFTLGNFTNNKANQQTAGSNREVQSIFASTTLGYKEMLFLDVAARNDWSSTLVNTNNSSFFYPSVGMTGIISQMTTLPDWISFGKVRATYAQVGNDIPPGVTSPTSTIIGGIVVNPPVGPRPGESLKPELKSEFEIGTEWRMFNNRLGFEISYYNSETKNQYIQVPAPTTNPFGYTFYAINAGKIANEGLEVVLTGKVMATEKFSWDVTLNYSKNKNTVKEIPAELGGQINLTKGDNQGYQYSLVEGEPFGVLQAHTLVKDGQGRLLLDTNGDVQVTKTYENVGNANPDYMLGLANTFKFGSFFANVLIDGRFGGDVMSMTQSMNDQYGVSKAYGDAKNAGGVSVNAVSSTGTPVSSIAADKYYAKVGGKNGALSEYVYDATNVSLRELSVGYNFNVKSLPFLQSASLSLVGRNLFFFYKDAPFDPNIALSTGEALQGVDIFGLPSTRSLGLNLNVTF, encoded by the coding sequence ATGAAAAAAATTCTATTAATCGTTATGGTTGTTTTTGCCACGCAGGTTACGCTTGCGCAAGTAAAAACAATCAAGGGTTTGGTTACAGATTCAAAAGGCATGCCTTTGCCCGCAGCAAATGTTGTGGTAAAAGGGGAGTCCAATGGTACATCAACAAATTTTGATGGAGGTTTTAGCATTGAAGCCAAAACAGGTGCTACTTTGGTGATTTCCTATTTAGGATATGAAACCAAAAATATTACTGTAGGAGAATCTAATACTGTTAAAATTCAAATGACCGAATCGGGTTCTACATCATTATCCGAAGTAGTTGTAACTTCATTGGGTGTGAAAAAAACCAAAAAATCTTTGACCTATGCTGCTCAAGAACTAAAAGGTGAGGAGTTGACAAGGGTAAAAGACGCTAACTTAATAAACACTGTTGCCGGAAAAATTGCGGGTGTTGCCGTGACAAAATCGGCTGGTGGTGTTGGTGGTTCAACCAAGGTTGTAATACGTGGTAATTCGTCAGTATCAAATAATCAACCACTTTATGTTATTGATGGTATGCCTTTGTTTAACGGTTCTTCAACACAACCAACAGATATTTCTGGGGACAAAAATGGTGGTAATCGAGATGGTGGAGATGTCGTGTCCTTGATTAACCCAGATGATTATGAAGGAATGACCGTTCTTAAAGGAGCTGCAGCATCTGTTTTATATGGTAGCCAAGGTGCAAATGGTGTTATTTTATTGTCTTCGAAAAAAGCTAAAGAAGGAAAAGCCAATTTGACAGCATCTTCTACAACTCTTTTTGAAACAGCTGCATATTTGCCTAAGTTTCAAACAGAATATAATAGTTCTGGTGCAAAAGAAAATACTGAAGACCATGTTAAGGATTTCTTTGAAACAGGTATCACTCAAATCACTTCTCTTGGATTTTCTACAGGTTCATCTGTAGCTACTACAAGTTTGACGTATTCAAATACTTCTGCAAGCGGCATTTTGCCAGAGAATGATTTAAACAAAAACAATTTTGGAATTCGTCAGACAGGAAAGTTTTTTGATAATAAATTAACTATTTCTGCCGATGGAAAATATACTTCTCAAGTCATTAATAACAGACCTTTGAATGGTCTTAATTTTAACCCAATTGCGGGAACTTACTTGATGCCAAGAGGTAATGGAAATGTTTTTGAAAATTACAAAAACAATTATGAAGTTTTTGATCCAATAAGAAATATTTATGCTCAAAATTATCCTGCAATTGATGAAGTGGTGCAAAATCCATATTGGTTATTAAACAGAGCAAAATCTGTAGACACCAATCATTTCTTTACAGGAACATTGGCATTGGATTATAAAGTTAATAATTGGTTGAACCTTTCGGGAAGATACAGTTATAATCGTATTGAGAGTGGTTTTGATAAAAAAATACACGCAACGACTTCAACAGTTTTGGCCAATATAAATGGTACTTATATTAATTCAAATACAATAAGTACTCAAAATTATGCTGATTTTATGGCAAAAATCAATACTAATTTTGGTTCTGATTTCAGTTTCAATGCTATTATTGGGACAAGTTTGAATAATACCAATGCAAACCAAATGACTATGTTAAATTCAGGAACTTCAAATGGAGGTTTGGAATATACTAACTGGTTTACTTTAGGGAATTTTACAAATAATAAAGCAAATCAACAAACTGCAGGATCAAATAGAGAGGTTCAATCTATTTTTGCTTCTACAACACTTGGTTATAAAGAAATGTTGTTTTTAGATGTTGCAGCAAGAAATGACTGGTCATCTACATTGGTAAATACAAATAATTCATCATTCTTTTATCCATCAGTGGGTATGACAGGTATCATTAGCCAAATGACAACCCTGCCAGATTGGATTAGTTTTGGTAAAGTACGTGCCACTTACGCACAAGTAGGTAACGATATTCCTCCTGGAGTTACTTCGCCTACATCTACAATTATTGGTGGTATTGTCGTCAATCCTCCGGTAGGACCAAGACCGGGTGAATCATTAAAACCAGAATTAAAATCTGAATTTGAAATTGGTACAGAATGGAGAATGTTTAATAACAGACTTGGATTTGAGATTTCTTATTATAATTCAGAAACTAAGAACCAGTACATTCAGGTTCCTGCTCCTACAACGAATCCTTTTGGATATACTTTCTACGCTATCAATGCAGGAAAAATTGCCAATGAAGGTTTAGAAGTTGTTTTGACAGGAAAAGTTATGGCTACTGAAAAATTCTCTTGGGATGTAACTTTAAACTATTCTAAAAATAAAAATACAGTTAAAGAAATTCCAGCAGAACTTGGAGGACAAATCAATTTGACAAAAGGTGATAACCAAGGATATCAGTATTCATTAGTTGAAGGTGAGCCGTTTGGGGTTCTTCAGGCACACACGCTTGTAAAAGATGGTCAAGGAAGACTTCTTTTGGATACTAATGGAGATGTTCAAGTTACAAAAACCTACGAAAATGTTGGAAATGCAAATCCTGATTACATGTTAGGTTTGGCAAATACTTTCAAATTTGGATCATTCTTTGCCAATGTGCTTATTGACGGAAGATTTGGAGGAGATGTAATGAGTATGACACAATCAATGAATGATCAATATGGTGTTTCTAAAGCTTATGGTGATGCCAAAAATGCAGGTGGTGTTTCTGTAAATGCCGTTTCTAGTACAGGTACCCCGGTTTCAAGCATTGCAGCAGATAAATATTATGCAAAAGTGGGAGGAAAAAATGGAGCTCTGTCTGAGTATGTTTACGATGCTACCAATGTTAGTTTAAGAGAGTTGTCTGTAGGTTATAATTTTAATGTAAAATCATTACCATTTTTACAATCAGCGAGTTTATCATTAGTGGGTAGAAATTTATTCTTCTTCTACAAAGATGCTCCATTTGATCCGAATATTGCGTTAAGTACAGGAGAAGCTCTTCAAGGAGTTGATATTTTTGGACTTCCATCTACAAGAAGTTTAGGGCTTAATTTAAATGTAACTTTTTAA
- a CDS encoding sensor histidine kinase — translation MKKTNFEIKLSNHVWFWLIWFLFNYLRWGAYFNDYKYSFKSNLLEYALHIPFVYFNILVLIPMYVLKSKYIKYTISLFATLAVIYLLKTGLTYYIITKNIWPEANRDYRPFELNHIVAVTIGEIYVLAIASSFYLMLTWIRERDRNKAILENQNKIKLKYLKNQIQPHFFFNTLNNLYALSLESSNKVPNVIIKLSNLMEYVLYDIEGTKFVPLMKEIDYIQNYIEIEKLRFENVEVNINLESDLDNITIPPLLFISLIENAFKHGGANNKNLKIKINFRVVNSKLEFEIINNFVISPPPKSKKGIGLSNTKKRIKLIFKNNFVIQQMVKFNFFIIKIQIPLYNEN, via the coding sequence ATGAAAAAAACAAACTTCGAGATAAAACTTAGTAATCATGTCTGGTTCTGGCTAATCTGGTTTCTTTTTAATTATTTACGTTGGGGTGCTTATTTCAATGATTATAAGTATTCCTTCAAATCAAATTTGTTAGAATACGCACTCCACATCCCTTTTGTTTATTTCAACATATTGGTACTTATACCTATGTATGTATTAAAATCAAAATACATTAAATACACTATTTCTCTATTTGCAACTCTTGCCGTCATTTATTTACTAAAAACTGGGCTAACCTATTATATAATCACAAAAAACATCTGGCCCGAGGCCAATAGAGATTACAGACCGTTTGAACTAAATCATATTGTAGCCGTAACTATTGGAGAAATTTATGTACTTGCAATTGCGTCTTCTTTCTACTTGATGCTAACGTGGATACGGGAAAGAGATCGTAATAAAGCTATTTTGGAGAATCAGAATAAAATCAAATTAAAGTATTTAAAAAACCAGATTCAGCCACACTTTTTTTTTAATACCTTAAATAACTTATATGCATTGTCGCTGGAATCATCAAACAAAGTGCCCAATGTTATCATTAAACTTTCCAATTTAATGGAATATGTATTGTACGATATTGAGGGAACGAAGTTTGTGCCGTTGATGAAAGAAATCGATTATATTCAAAATTATATCGAAATCGAAAAGCTCCGATTTGAAAATGTAGAAGTCAACATAAATCTGGAATCGGATCTTGATAATATAACAATTCCTCCTTTGTTATTTATTTCTCTGATCGAAAACGCTTTCAAACACGGAGGTGCAAACAACAAAAACCTTAAAATAAAAATTAATTTCAGAGTAGTAAATTCAAAGCTTGAATTTGAAATAATAAATAATTTTGTAATTTCACCCCCTCCAAAATCAAAAAAAGGAATCGGATTGTCGAACACAAAAAAAAGGATAAAACTAATTTTCAAAAACAATTTCGTCATACAACAAATGGTTAAATTCAATTTTTTTATTATCAAAATACAAATCCCTTTATATAATGAAAATTAA
- a CDS encoding LytR/AlgR family response regulator transcription factor: MKIKCVLIDDEPLAIKVLLNYFENFSEFEVVATFNNSLEGLEFINSNTVDAVFLDINMPMMTGFELIRLLETKTRVIITTAFREFAAESYDLEVLDYLVKPIPLPRFIKCIQKIEAEYNLKNNIKIENHRVEPHIFIKVDKKMVKINIDEILFIEGMKEYIKVVTPEKTYITHKSLSSLTEELPAERFMRTHKSFTIALNKVKSIEGNRIQILTHNIPIGRNYIKEVKSKILD; the protein is encoded by the coding sequence ATGAAAATTAAGTGCGTATTAATTGATGATGAACCACTGGCAATAAAAGTATTGCTCAATTATTTTGAAAATTTTTCTGAGTTTGAAGTTGTCGCTACTTTCAATAATTCATTAGAGGGACTGGAATTTATTAATTCAAATACTGTTGATGCTGTTTTTTTGGACATTAATATGCCGATGATGACAGGATTTGAATTAATCCGTTTGCTCGAAACCAAAACCCGGGTTATTATTACCACTGCTTTTAGGGAGTTTGCTGCCGAAAGTTATGATTTGGAAGTATTGGATTATTTGGTAAAACCTATTCCGCTTCCTCGATTCATAAAATGTATTCAAAAAATCGAGGCCGAATACAATTTGAAAAACAATATTAAAATTGAAAACCATCGTGTAGAACCACACATTTTTATCAAGGTGGATAAGAAAATGGTAAAAATCAATATTGATGAAATTCTTTTTATAGAAGGAATGAAAGAATACATAAAAGTGGTTACACCCGAAAAAACGTATATCACCCACAAATCATTAAGCTCACTAACCGAAGAATTGCCAGCCGAAAGATTCATGCGCACGCATAAATCCTTCACAATTGCGCTCAATAAAGTAAAATCCATAGAAGGAAACAGAATACAGATTCTGACCCATAATATTCCAATTGGCAGAAACTACATTAAAGAAGTCAAAAGTAAAATTTTGGACTAA
- a CDS encoding MFS transporter, producing the protein MSTENSKTNWGQFIPLASVFFFWGFVAASNDILIPVFKTAFNLTQGESQLVAFAFYIAYTVGSLIYMGISVAIKEDLVNRIGYKNGLSVGLFISALGTLLFYPAANTGSFTLMLAGLFIVGLGFSLQQTVANPLSIALGPIKTGSQRLTLAGGINNFGTTIGPLIVSFAIFGSSAEGNTTASIESVKIPYLILGFAFLVVGILLKFSSLPDKPELIEEDDSHDKIAVKTSALQYPQLVMGMIAIFLYVGVEVSTASNLPAYMESKLGFLTKDVAPYISLYWASLMIGRWTGAVEAFTENMSLLKILRFIAPYLAFGVFLAVNAIANHDLTPFYVYGLVILVLIAADMASKGNPARMLLIFSACGILATTIGMTTTGIVSVYAFTSVGLFCSTLWPCIFTLAVSGLGKHTSQGSSFLIMMIMGGGFVSVFQGKVAEFIGIQSSYIVGVICFAYLVFYAWKVSAILKAHGIDFDKKIAGGH; encoded by the coding sequence ATGAGTACAGAAAATTCAAAAACCAACTGGGGGCAGTTCATCCCCTTAGCTAGCGTTTTCTTCTTTTGGGGATTTGTAGCTGCAAGTAATGACATCTTAATTCCTGTTTTTAAGACAGCATTTAATCTTACACAGGGAGAAAGTCAATTGGTGGCTTTTGCATTCTACATCGCTTACACCGTAGGTTCACTTATTTATATGGGAATCTCAGTTGCAATAAAAGAAGATTTGGTAAACAGAATAGGTTACAAAAATGGATTATCGGTAGGATTATTCATTTCGGCACTTGGAACGCTTTTATTTTATCCTGCGGCAAATACAGGCTCATTCACCTTAATGTTGGCAGGACTTTTTATAGTAGGACTTGGATTTTCATTACAGCAAACCGTTGCAAATCCGTTATCTATTGCCTTAGGTCCAATTAAAACGGGATCACAACGTTTGACACTGGCTGGAGGTATCAACAATTTTGGGACTACAATTGGACCATTGATTGTAAGTTTTGCTATTTTCGGTTCAAGCGCAGAAGGAAACACCACAGCAAGTATCGAAAGCGTTAAAATACCTTATTTAATTCTTGGATTCGCATTTTTGGTAGTGGGTATTTTATTAAAATTCTCATCACTTCCAGACAAACCAGAATTGATTGAAGAAGATGATTCTCATGACAAAATAGCTGTAAAAACATCAGCTTTACAATACCCACAATTAGTAATGGGGATGATTGCCATTTTCTTATATGTTGGTGTTGAAGTATCTACAGCAAGTAACTTACCTGCTTATATGGAAAGTAAATTAGGTTTCCTAACCAAAGACGTGGCACCTTATATCTCTTTATACTGGGCGAGTTTAATGATTGGTCGTTGGACTGGAGCTGTAGAAGCCTTTACCGAAAACATGAGTTTGCTAAAAATATTACGTTTTATCGCACCTTATCTAGCTTTTGGAGTGTTTTTGGCTGTAAATGCAATTGCTAATCACGACTTAACTCCTTTCTACGTTTATGGATTGGTAATTTTGGTGTTGATTGCTGCCGACATGGCGAGTAAAGGAAATCCTGCGCGAATGCTTTTGATTTTCTCAGCTTGTGGTATTTTGGCAACAACCATAGGTATGACAACTACAGGAATAGTGAGTGTTTACGCCTTTACTAGTGTTGGTTTATTCTGTAGTACACTTTGGCCTTGTATCTTTACATTGGCGGTAAGCGGACTTGGTAAACATACCAGCCAAGGAAGTAGCTTCCTTATCATGATGATTATGGGAGGTGGATTTGTAAGTGTGTTCCAGGGTAAAGTTGCCGAATTCATTGGAATTCAATCCAGTTATATTGTTGGTGTAATTTGTTTCGCTTATCTTGTATTTTATGCATGGAAAGTAAGTGCCATATTAAAAGCGCACGGAATCGATTTTGACAAAAAGATTGCAGGAGGACACTAG
- the fsa gene encoding fructose-6-phosphate aldolase has protein sequence MKFFIDTANLAQIKEAQALGVLDGVTTNPSLMAKEGITGKNNILKHYVDICNLVDGDVSAEVNALDYEGMVKEGEELADLHEQIVVKLPMTKEGVMAAKYFSDKGIKTNVTLVFSAGQALLAAKAGATYVSPFIGRLDDISTDGLALIEEIREIYDNYGYETQILAASVRHTMHIVNCAKIGADVMTGPLSAITGLLKHPLTDIGLAQFVADFEKGNK, from the coding sequence ATGAAATTTTTTATTGATACAGCTAATTTAGCTCAAATTAAAGAAGCACAAGCATTAGGCGTTTTGGACGGAGTTACTACAAACCCGTCTTTGATGGCTAAAGAAGGAATTACAGGAAAAAACAACATTTTGAAACATTATGTTGATATCTGTAATTTGGTTGATGGAGATGTTAGTGCCGAAGTTAATGCTTTGGATTATGAAGGAATGGTTAAAGAGGGTGAAGAATTGGCCGATTTGCACGAGCAAATCGTTGTTAAACTTCCTATGACAAAAGAAGGAGTAATGGCTGCGAAATATTTCTCTGATAAAGGAATTAAAACCAATGTTACTTTAGTATTCTCAGCAGGTCAGGCGTTATTGGCTGCAAAAGCGGGTGCTACTTATGTTTCTCCATTCATTGGTCGTTTGGATGATATCTCTACAGATGGATTGGCCTTGATTGAAGAAATCAGAGAAATCTATGATAATTACGGTTACGAAACACAAATTTTGGCGGCTTCTGTGCGTCATACAATGCATATCGTAAACTGTGCCAAAATTGGTGCCGATGTTATGACAGGGCCATTATCAGCAATTACAGGATTATTAAAACACCCGTTGACAGATATTGGTTTGGCTCAATTTGTTGCTGATTTCGAAAAAGGAAACAAGTAA